In Acinonyx jubatus isolate Ajub_Pintada_27869175 chromosome B3, VMU_Ajub_asm_v1.0, whole genome shotgun sequence, a genomic segment contains:
- the TINF2 gene encoding TERF1-interacting nuclear factor 2 isoform X1, with protein MTTPPGAGPAALRFAAAATWQVVRGRRVEHFPRVLEFLRSLRAAAPGLVRYRHHERLCMGLKAKVVVELILQGRPWAQVLNALHHHFPESGPVVRDPKATKQDLRKISEAQKTFCQQVKQLAETPVDLASKLQELEQEYGEPFLAAMEKLFFEYLCQLEKALPALQAQQLQDVLSWMQPGVSITSSFALSQYGVDMGWPLPERLVTDSVSVTEPMEQSPPQQPKLVLHDPSPKARPSSYLSRGLASRKNPEPLAGHHFNLAPLGRRRIQSRWASTKGDHKERPTVMLFPFRNLGSPSQIISEPESREERETHTADLAGAAGMRAASTGKSKSPSQTLGGRALKENPVDLFASEKEENCLVCPMDPLRLSLSPPKARKPVCPPSLCSSVITIGDLVLDSDEEENDQREGRESLENYQKTKFDTLIPTFYEYLPTSGPSAVSVPSMTMQTGLDTYDRTGILSALHLSP; from the exons ATGACCACGCCCCCGGGGGCCGGTCCCGCGGCTCTGCGCTTCGCAGCCGCGGCCACCTGGCAAGTGGTGCGGGGACGCCGCGTGGAGCATTTCCCCCGGGTATTAGAGTTTTTGCGATCACTGCGCGCTGCTGCCCCTGGCTTGGTTCGCTACCGCCACCATGAACGCCTGTGTATGGGCCTAAAGGCCAAG GTAGTAGTGGAGCTGATCTTGCAGGGCCGGCCGTGGGCCCAAGTTCTGAATGCCCTACATCACCACTTCCCAGAGTCTGGACCTGTAGTGCGGGACCCGAAAGCT ACAAAGCAGGATCTGAGGAAGATCTCAGAGGCACAGAAAACCTTTTGCCAACAGGTGAAGCAACTAGCAGAGACCCCAGTGGACTTGGCTTCCAAGCTGCAG GAACTTGAACAAGAGTATGGGGAACCCTTTTTGGCTGCCATGGAAAAGCTGTTTTTTGAATACCTGTGTCAGCTGGAAAAAGCACTGCCTGCATTGCAGGCACAGCAG CTTCAAGATGTGCTGAGCTGGATGCAGCCTGGAGTTTCTATCACTTCTTCTTTTGCCTTGAGCCAATATGGTGTGGACATGGGGTGGCCACTTCCAG agcgCTTGGTTACTGATTCAGTGAGCGTGACAGAGCCCATGGAGCAGAGTCCTCCTCAGCAACCAAAGCTAGTACTTCATGATCCATCGCCAAAAGCCAGGCCTAGCTCATACCTTTCTCGGGGACTAGCCTCAAGGAAGAACCCAGAACCTTTGGCTGGCCACCACTTCAATCTGGCTCCTCTAGGCCGGCGAAGAATCCAGTCCCGATGGGCATCCACTAAGGGAGACCATAAGGAGCGCCCTACAGTCATGCTGTTCCCCTTTAGGAATCTGGGTTCACCAAGCCAGATCATATCTGAGCCTGAGAGCAGGGAAGAACGTGAAACACACACGGCAGATCTGGCAGGTGCTGCGGGCATGAGAGCAGCTTCCACTGGAAAGTCTAAGAGTCCATCCCAGACCCTGGGGGGAAGAGCTCTGAAGGAGAACCCAGTTGACTTGTTTGCttcagagaaagaaga GAATTGCTTGGTTTGCCCCATGGACCCCCTGAGACTGTCATTATCACCTCCTAAGGCTAGGAAGCCAG TGTGTCCCCCATCTCTGTGCAGCTCTGTCATTACCATAGGGGACTTGGTTTTGGACTctgatgaagaagaaaatgaccagagggaaggaagg GAGTCTCTGGAAAACTATCAGAAGACAAAGTTTGACACCTTGATCCCCACCTTCTATGAATACCTCCCTACTTCTGGCCCCAGTGCTGTGTCTGTCCCTTCCATGACCATGCAGACAGGTCTAGACACTTATGATAGGACTGGAATTCTCTCTGCACTCCACCTGTCTCCCTGA
- the TINF2 gene encoding TERF1-interacting nuclear factor 2 isoform X3 has translation MTTPPGAGPAALRFAAAATWQVVRGRRVEHFPRVLEFLRSLRAAAPGLVRYRHHERLCMGLKAKVVVELILQGRPWAQVLNALHHHFPESGPVVRDPKATKQDLRKISEAQKTFCQQVKQLAETPVDLASKLQELEQEYGEPFLAAMEKLFFEYLCQLEKALPALQAQQLQDVLSWMQPGVSITSSFALSQYGVDMGWPLPERLVTDSVSVTEPMEQSPPQQPKLVLHDPSPKARPSSYLSRGLASRKNPEPLAGHHFNLAPLGRRRIQSRWASTKGDHKERPTVMLFPFRNLGSPSQIISEPESREERETHTADLAGAAGMRAASTGKSKSPSQTLGGRALKENPVDLFASEKEENCLVCPMDPLRLSLSPPKARKPGPSVHTLPAPLPKALATSPGQLQPPSCKVKSTVKR, from the exons ATGACCACGCCCCCGGGGGCCGGTCCCGCGGCTCTGCGCTTCGCAGCCGCGGCCACCTGGCAAGTGGTGCGGGGACGCCGCGTGGAGCATTTCCCCCGGGTATTAGAGTTTTTGCGATCACTGCGCGCTGCTGCCCCTGGCTTGGTTCGCTACCGCCACCATGAACGCCTGTGTATGGGCCTAAAGGCCAAG GTAGTAGTGGAGCTGATCTTGCAGGGCCGGCCGTGGGCCCAAGTTCTGAATGCCCTACATCACCACTTCCCAGAGTCTGGACCTGTAGTGCGGGACCCGAAAGCT ACAAAGCAGGATCTGAGGAAGATCTCAGAGGCACAGAAAACCTTTTGCCAACAGGTGAAGCAACTAGCAGAGACCCCAGTGGACTTGGCTTCCAAGCTGCAG GAACTTGAACAAGAGTATGGGGAACCCTTTTTGGCTGCCATGGAAAAGCTGTTTTTTGAATACCTGTGTCAGCTGGAAAAAGCACTGCCTGCATTGCAGGCACAGCAG CTTCAAGATGTGCTGAGCTGGATGCAGCCTGGAGTTTCTATCACTTCTTCTTTTGCCTTGAGCCAATATGGTGTGGACATGGGGTGGCCACTTCCAG agcgCTTGGTTACTGATTCAGTGAGCGTGACAGAGCCCATGGAGCAGAGTCCTCCTCAGCAACCAAAGCTAGTACTTCATGATCCATCGCCAAAAGCCAGGCCTAGCTCATACCTTTCTCGGGGACTAGCCTCAAGGAAGAACCCAGAACCTTTGGCTGGCCACCACTTCAATCTGGCTCCTCTAGGCCGGCGAAGAATCCAGTCCCGATGGGCATCCACTAAGGGAGACCATAAGGAGCGCCCTACAGTCATGCTGTTCCCCTTTAGGAATCTGGGTTCACCAAGCCAGATCATATCTGAGCCTGAGAGCAGGGAAGAACGTGAAACACACACGGCAGATCTGGCAGGTGCTGCGGGCATGAGAGCAGCTTCCACTGGAAAGTCTAAGAGTCCATCCCAGACCCTGGGGGGAAGAGCTCTGAAGGAGAACCCAGTTGACTTGTTTGCttcagagaaagaaga GAATTGCTTGGTTTGCCCCATGGACCCCCTGAGACTGTCATTATCACCTCCTAAGGCTAGGAAGCCAG GACCCTCCGTCCACACTCTCCCAGCACCCTTACCGAAAGCCTTGGCCACATCCCCTGGACAGCTGCAGCCTCCATCCTGCAAAGTGAAGAGCACTGTGAAGAGATAA
- the TINF2 gene encoding TERF1-interacting nuclear factor 2 isoform X2 → MTTPPGAGPAALRFAAAATWQVVRGRRVEHFPRVLEFLRSLRAAAPGLVRYRHHERLCMGLKAKVVVELILQGRPWAQVLNALHHHFPESGPVVRDPKATKQDLRKISEAQKTFCQQVKQLAETPVDLASKLQELEQEYGEPFLAAMEKLFFEYLCQLEKALPALQAQQLQDVLSWMQPGVSITSSFALSQYGVDMGWPLPERLVTDSVSVTEPMEQSPPQQPKLVLHDPSPKARPSSYLSRGLASRKNPEPLAGHHFNLAPLGRRRIQSRWASTKGDHKERPTVMLFPFRNLGSPSQIISEPESREERETHTADLAGAAGMRAASTGKSKSPSQTLGGRALKENPVDLFASEKEENCLVCPMDPLRLSLSPPKARKPVCPPSLCSSVITIGDLVLDSDEEENDQREGRDPPSTLSQHPYRKPWPHPLDSCSLHPAK, encoded by the exons ATGACCACGCCCCCGGGGGCCGGTCCCGCGGCTCTGCGCTTCGCAGCCGCGGCCACCTGGCAAGTGGTGCGGGGACGCCGCGTGGAGCATTTCCCCCGGGTATTAGAGTTTTTGCGATCACTGCGCGCTGCTGCCCCTGGCTTGGTTCGCTACCGCCACCATGAACGCCTGTGTATGGGCCTAAAGGCCAAG GTAGTAGTGGAGCTGATCTTGCAGGGCCGGCCGTGGGCCCAAGTTCTGAATGCCCTACATCACCACTTCCCAGAGTCTGGACCTGTAGTGCGGGACCCGAAAGCT ACAAAGCAGGATCTGAGGAAGATCTCAGAGGCACAGAAAACCTTTTGCCAACAGGTGAAGCAACTAGCAGAGACCCCAGTGGACTTGGCTTCCAAGCTGCAG GAACTTGAACAAGAGTATGGGGAACCCTTTTTGGCTGCCATGGAAAAGCTGTTTTTTGAATACCTGTGTCAGCTGGAAAAAGCACTGCCTGCATTGCAGGCACAGCAG CTTCAAGATGTGCTGAGCTGGATGCAGCCTGGAGTTTCTATCACTTCTTCTTTTGCCTTGAGCCAATATGGTGTGGACATGGGGTGGCCACTTCCAG agcgCTTGGTTACTGATTCAGTGAGCGTGACAGAGCCCATGGAGCAGAGTCCTCCTCAGCAACCAAAGCTAGTACTTCATGATCCATCGCCAAAAGCCAGGCCTAGCTCATACCTTTCTCGGGGACTAGCCTCAAGGAAGAACCCAGAACCTTTGGCTGGCCACCACTTCAATCTGGCTCCTCTAGGCCGGCGAAGAATCCAGTCCCGATGGGCATCCACTAAGGGAGACCATAAGGAGCGCCCTACAGTCATGCTGTTCCCCTTTAGGAATCTGGGTTCACCAAGCCAGATCATATCTGAGCCTGAGAGCAGGGAAGAACGTGAAACACACACGGCAGATCTGGCAGGTGCTGCGGGCATGAGAGCAGCTTCCACTGGAAAGTCTAAGAGTCCATCCCAGACCCTGGGGGGAAGAGCTCTGAAGGAGAACCCAGTTGACTTGTTTGCttcagagaaagaaga GAATTGCTTGGTTTGCCCCATGGACCCCCTGAGACTGTCATTATCACCTCCTAAGGCTAGGAAGCCAG TGTGTCCCCCATCTCTGTGCAGCTCTGTCATTACCATAGGGGACTTGGTTTTGGACTctgatgaagaagaaaatgaccagagggaaggaagg GACCCTCCGTCCACACTCTCCCAGCACCCTTACCGAAAGCCTTGGCCACATCCCCTGGACAGCTGCAGCCTCCATCCTGCAAAGTGA